A part of Halodesulfovibrio marinisediminis DSM 17456 genomic DNA contains:
- a CDS encoding aminopeptidase, producing MYDTPTLERYAEILFWALSRARTTPYKKSDIILVNYDIDGLPLAEEVCSLLYDRGMIPVPRMNETPRMQVDKYTKANNKRLTTLIPGQRDLYNHLNGSISVYAPASLAHLANIDPELIAMHSKAQQPIRTIMQTREDMGAFSWTLCMFPTEALASQAGLTLEEYARQIETACYLNKPDPTLEWRQFARKVDELTEWLDSFGDCTMQIESESVDLNVRIGQRRKWVGFTGRNIPSFELYVSPDMHHTNGVYKSTLPTFRSGNIIGDIQLIFKEGRVTKVTADHNQAFVEQQLNQDTGAALVGEFALVDKRFSPISKFMANTLYDENHGGENGSMHIALGNSYSNTFSGNAEQLTESTRKTLGFNSSALHWDLINTEEKRVIALRPSGKRVTVYENGMFTL from the coding sequence ATGTACGACACTCCTACATTAGAACGATATGCCGAGATACTTTTTTGGGCCCTGTCTAGAGCCAGAACCACTCCCTACAAGAAAAGTGATATCATTCTAGTAAACTATGACATCGACGGTCTTCCCTTAGCTGAGGAAGTATGTTCATTGCTGTACGATAGAGGAATGATCCCCGTTCCACGCATGAACGAAACGCCGCGCATGCAAGTCGACAAGTACACCAAGGCAAACAACAAACGCCTCACAACCCTTATTCCGGGACAACGTGATCTATACAACCACCTTAACGGATCAATTTCCGTTTATGCTCCAGCGTCGTTAGCACATTTGGCCAATATTGATCCGGAACTGATCGCAATGCATAGCAAAGCACAACAGCCAATACGCACCATCATGCAGACACGAGAAGATATGGGCGCATTCAGCTGGACGTTATGCATGTTCCCGACAGAGGCACTAGCTTCGCAGGCTGGACTGACACTTGAAGAATATGCACGGCAGATTGAGACAGCGTGCTATCTCAATAAACCAGACCCAACGCTGGAATGGCGTCAGTTTGCACGAAAAGTGGATGAACTTACAGAATGGCTGGATAGTTTCGGCGATTGCACTATGCAAATAGAATCTGAATCAGTTGATCTGAATGTCCGCATAGGTCAGCGACGCAAATGGGTTGGTTTCACAGGCCGCAACATTCCTTCATTCGAGCTGTATGTCTCTCCGGATATGCACCACACCAACGGTGTGTACAAATCCACTCTGCCAACGTTCCGTTCCGGCAACATTATTGGAGATATTCAGCTCATATTCAAAGAAGGACGTGTCACTAAAGTTACTGCAGATCACAATCAAGCCTTTGTAGAACAGCAGTTAAATCAAGACACTGGCGCTGCGCTAGTGGGCGAATTTGCATTAGTTGATAAACGCTTCTCTCCTATCTCCAAATTTATGGCAAACACCTTGTATGATGAAAACCATGGCGGAGAAAATGGATCAATGCATATTGCACTAGGTAATTCTTATTCAAACACCTTTAGCGGCAATGCAGAACAGCTCACAGAATCCACAAGAAAGACTCTTGGATTTAACAGTTCGGCGCTACACTGGGACTTAATCAACACTGAAGAAAAACGAGTCATAGCACTTCGTCCAAGCGGAAAGCGCGTAACAGTCTATGAAAATGGAATGTTTACTCTATAG
- a CDS encoding MBL fold metallo-hydrolase yields MFVRCWGARGNIPISGGQTQLYGGATSCLEVRTSDQSVIICDAGTGIRKLGNALLKEQRMEYSLLLTHAHDDHLDGLPFFEPLYFSDTRITVFEHRGLRDKLERMCDPLEAQKFSPQCTRTIKAAIEWKPALEHGYITEIGSALVTSIPASHPGGCAGFKIADRGKSVVYLPDNELDFDHGANMDFSAYVQMCSGVDLLVHDAQYTCDEYLSCKGQGHSSWRQALELAIAAGVQQLGLFHHDSDRTDDQLSTIVEKCKREAAQRSPRLLCFAMREGSEIVLS; encoded by the coding sequence ATGTTTGTTCGATGCTGGGGTGCCCGCGGTAATATCCCCATTTCAGGCGGGCAGACACAGTTGTATGGCGGGGCAACTTCATGTCTTGAGGTCCGCACATCAGATCAGTCTGTTATCATATGTGATGCCGGCACAGGTATCCGTAAGTTAGGTAACGCTCTTTTAAAAGAACAACGCATGGAATATTCCCTTTTGTTGACCCATGCGCATGATGATCATTTGGATGGTTTACCTTTTTTTGAGCCTCTTTATTTTTCTGATACCCGCATTACTGTTTTTGAACACAGGGGGTTGCGCGATAAGCTGGAAAGGATGTGTGATCCTTTGGAGGCGCAGAAATTTTCTCCGCAATGTACCCGTACCATAAAGGCTGCTATTGAGTGGAAGCCTGCATTAGAGCATGGATATATTACCGAAATTGGTAGTGCGCTTGTGACATCTATTCCGGCGTCTCATCCAGGCGGATGTGCGGGATTTAAAATTGCAGATCGTGGTAAGTCTGTAGTTTATTTGCCTGATAATGAACTGGACTTTGATCACGGTGCGAATATGGATTTTTCTGCGTATGTTCAAATGTGCAGTGGCGTAGATTTACTTGTGCATGATGCTCAATACACGTGTGACGAATACCTCAGTTGCAAGGGGCAAGGACATTCGTCATGGCGGCAGGCTTTGGAGTTGGCAATAGCCGCTGGCGTGCAGCAGCTTGGATTATTCCATCATGATTCTGACCGTACAGATGATCAGCTGTCTACGATAGTAGAGAAGTGCAAGCGTGAAGCTGCTCAGCGCTCTCCGAGGTTGTTATGCTTTGCTATGCGCGAAGGTTCAGAAATAGTGTTGTCATAG
- a CDS encoding tetratricopeptide repeat protein, with protein MQKLRSLTIALAVISICTCTYALAYATPERLAPAPFSHTVKIPYGYSLTEQAATVIAEAFALHGAFKRASRWVEHRQQLARTPSTTPALAARDEAIVATQLYKFHRSKIFRTKDIDGHYINVEVTITPIEKFDEKRLLALRPTSCSTIYEAIFMAEEKYLRDFSTTVFNDKQRTYLLNLNPKSKFFFDNIANRLRALKAYRKLVPKYEQGIWENPKQVLSKIDQLLASAPTEPILLHAKGSILFQLKDTIGAISHYNEAIDLEPDLVVALHDRGTAYVRANLADMALVDYDKAISLSPNNPHLYISHGSADLVLKDYASMCENYRKGCTLGLCNEFNWGIARGFCKR; from the coding sequence ATGCAAAAACTTCGATCTCTTACCATCGCACTCGCTGTTATAAGCATCTGCACTTGTACATACGCTCTGGCCTATGCAACTCCAGAACGTCTTGCGCCGGCACCTTTTTCACACACAGTGAAAATCCCCTATGGCTACTCTCTCACAGAGCAAGCAGCCACGGTCATTGCCGAAGCTTTTGCCCTGCACGGGGCATTTAAACGAGCATCACGTTGGGTTGAACATCGGCAGCAACTCGCGCGGACACCAAGCACCACGCCAGCCCTTGCCGCAAGAGACGAAGCAATTGTCGCCACACAACTCTACAAGTTCCATCGTTCAAAGATATTCCGCACTAAGGATATCGACGGGCATTACATCAACGTCGAAGTAACAATCACTCCCATTGAAAAATTCGACGAGAAGCGCTTACTTGCACTCAGACCGACAAGTTGCTCAACTATCTACGAAGCCATATTCATGGCAGAAGAGAAATACCTGCGGGATTTTTCAACGACTGTTTTTAACGATAAGCAGCGAACTTACCTGCTTAACCTCAACCCAAAATCAAAATTCTTTTTTGATAATATAGCCAACCGACTACGAGCACTAAAAGCCTACCGAAAGCTTGTTCCTAAATACGAGCAAGGCATTTGGGAAAATCCTAAGCAAGTGCTTTCGAAAATTGATCAACTTTTGGCATCTGCCCCCACTGAACCGATTCTTTTACACGCCAAAGGGAGCATCCTTTTTCAGTTGAAAGATACTATTGGAGCCATTAGCCACTACAATGAAGCAATCGATCTGGAACCAGATCTAGTAGTCGCCCTGCACGACAGAGGCACAGCGTACGTTCGGGCAAACCTCGCGGATATGGCACTCGTAGATTACGACAAAGCTATTTCGCTTTCGCCTAACAATCCGCACCTCTACATCTCACACGGTTCGGCAGATCTCGTTCTCAAAGACTACGCCTCCATGTGTGAGAACTACCGTAAAGGCTGCACGCTCGGTCTCTGCAACGAGTTCAACTGGGGCATCGCACGCGGCTTCTGCAAGCGGTAG
- a CDS encoding YajG family lipoprotein encodes MLGAHRSLVLLLCAALLTISGCASSQVRLRYVPADKLPAVQTQHHANIGLVQFTDTRPTQVLGIDQGKELAPVSNVAAWVTRGLENELVRQGAAVTYVISPDQIKTLPTRVTGTITQLQVTPLSAMEYRGELTLTIAINDDLPTTYKATVVKQGVPYTNIIEPLLAELLQEAITPAIPTIFATQ; translated from the coding sequence ATGCTTGGCGCACATCGATCTTTAGTATTACTTCTTTGCGCTGCACTGCTGACCATTTCCGGCTGTGCATCTTCTCAAGTTCGTTTACGATACGTTCCGGCAGACAAACTCCCTGCCGTACAAACCCAACACCATGCCAATATCGGCCTTGTGCAATTTACCGACACACGCCCGACTCAAGTTCTTGGCATTGACCAAGGCAAAGAACTTGCTCCCGTCTCCAATGTAGCCGCATGGGTTACACGTGGACTTGAAAATGAACTGGTACGCCAAGGGGCAGCTGTCACTTACGTTATCAGCCCTGATCAAATTAAAACGCTCCCAACCCGCGTAACCGGAACCATTACCCAGCTTCAAGTAACTCCCCTTTCTGCCATGGAATACCGCGGAGAACTCACACTCACTATCGCCATAAATGATGACCTGCCAACAACCTACAAAGCAACCGTAGTTAAACAAGGTGTACCTTACACAAACATCATTGAACCGTTGCTTGCAGAGTTATTACAGGAAGCAATTACTCCTGCTATCCCGACAATCTTTGCCACCCAGTAA
- a CDS encoding AraC family transcriptional regulator, whose product MEVVIEKLPDIRVAAVREIGPYNTSAPQAWKQLSLWIAKNGLLSRHSIFLGLRHDPTITPEDQLRYDAAVSISAEMDNSGIARELFVPGGEFAMYTHKGSYNTLNEAWEKLYWKWLPTSGRTPADQPNIEIYLSDTNFSADKEIITRLLLPLQPI is encoded by the coding sequence ATGGAAGTTGTTATTGAGAAGCTACCCGACATACGCGTAGCCGCTGTTCGAGAAATTGGTCCATATAACACGTCTGCACCACAGGCGTGGAAGCAGCTTTCCCTGTGGATTGCCAAAAATGGTCTGCTGTCACGGCATTCAATATTTTTAGGTTTACGCCACGATCCCACAATAACGCCGGAAGATCAGCTACGCTATGATGCAGCAGTAAGTATATCTGCAGAAATGGATAATTCCGGCATAGCACGAGAGCTATTTGTTCCCGGCGGTGAATTTGCCATGTACACACATAAGGGTTCATACAACACACTCAATGAAGCCTGGGAAAAACTGTACTGGAAATGGCTACCTACCAGCGGCAGAACTCCTGCTGATCAACCAAATATTGAAATCTATCTAAGCGACACCAACTTTTCTGCCGATAAAGAAATCATCACCAGACTATTACTCCCACTTCAGCCCATATAA
- a CDS encoding HU family DNA-binding protein produces the protein MTKAEFVEKLFAKANLASKSQAETVLESTIETITEALMDGDSVVFTGFGSFKVVERAARKGRNPRTGEEIEIAATKVVKFTPGKTLKEVVK, from the coding sequence ATGACTAAAGCTGAATTCGTAGAAAAGCTTTTCGCTAAAGCTAACCTTGCTTCTAAATCTCAGGCTGAAACTGTACTTGAATCTACTATTGAAACCATCACTGAAGCACTCATGGACGGTGATTCTGTAGTATTCACCGGTTTCGGTAGCTTCAAAGTTGTTGAGCGTGCAGCACGTAAAGGCCGCAACCCTCGCACTGGTGAAGAAATTGAGATTGCAGCAACTAAAGTTGTTAAGTTTACTCCAGGTAAAACTCTTAAAGAAGTTGTAAAATAA
- a CDS encoding glycerate kinase type-2 family protein: protein MNAHPKDLLHEILGAALNAVAPDKAVGRFVSLDGDTLLIDDVTYYLNTFENIYVVGAGKGAAPMAAKLEEILGDKITDGVICVKYDHTVPLRIIRTIEGAHPVPDANGERGARAILDLATKAGKKDLVLCCITGGASALTPALVDGISLDEGKQVTQLLLDCGATINEINAIRKHMSIFGSGNLARAAYPAPLAALIISDVVGDSLDVIASGPTSPDNSTFKDCMDIFERYKLIDKVPVNILAHMEKGIEGVIYETPKVGDPVFDSVQNLLVATNKQALEAAAVKAKKLGYTPRIVTSTMTGEARTVAKEIAQKAQNVISSKKGKLCLLSGGETTVTLTGKGVGGRNQEMALAAAVALDGCPNIAMLCAGTDGSDGPTDAAGGFALPDSLTRAKECRIDPQVYLADNDSYNYLRNTGDLLQTGPTLTNVMDICITLVQHEPF, encoded by the coding sequence ATGAATGCACATCCAAAAGACCTGTTACACGAAATACTCGGCGCGGCGCTTAATGCGGTTGCACCGGATAAAGCCGTCGGTAGATTTGTATCCCTTGACGGAGATACCCTGCTTATTGACGACGTTACTTATTACCTCAACACCTTTGAGAACATCTATGTTGTTGGTGCCGGCAAAGGCGCTGCACCCATGGCGGCAAAGCTCGAAGAAATACTCGGTGACAAAATTACTGACGGTGTAATTTGTGTAAAATACGATCACACTGTCCCGCTGCGTATCATCCGTACAATAGAAGGAGCACATCCTGTTCCTGATGCCAACGGCGAACGCGGTGCGCGTGCTATTCTTGATCTTGCTACCAAAGCCGGAAAAAAAGACCTTGTACTCTGCTGCATTACAGGCGGAGCAAGTGCCCTGACACCTGCACTTGTGGACGGCATTTCTTTAGACGAAGGCAAGCAAGTAACTCAACTTCTTCTAGACTGCGGCGCGACAATTAATGAAATCAATGCGATTCGTAAACACATGTCCATATTCGGCAGCGGAAACCTGGCCCGTGCCGCATATCCGGCTCCACTTGCAGCATTGATTATTTCAGATGTCGTAGGGGACAGTTTAGACGTTATTGCTTCCGGCCCTACTTCGCCGGACAACTCCACGTTTAAAGACTGCATGGACATTTTTGAGCGCTACAAGCTTATCGACAAAGTACCTGTCAACATATTGGCACACATGGAAAAAGGGATTGAAGGCGTAATCTACGAAACACCCAAAGTAGGTGACCCTGTCTTTGATTCTGTGCAGAATCTACTTGTAGCAACAAATAAACAAGCCTTAGAGGCTGCAGCAGTAAAAGCTAAAAAACTTGGGTACACACCACGAATTGTGACTTCAACAATGACAGGTGAAGCACGTACGGTGGCCAAAGAGATCGCTCAAAAAGCTCAGAATGTTATCAGTTCTAAAAAAGGAAAGCTCTGCCTACTCTCCGGTGGTGAAACCACAGTTACCCTGACAGGGAAAGGAGTTGGGGGCCGAAATCAGGAAATGGCACTGGCGGCAGCAGTTGCCCTTGATGGATGTCCTAATATTGCAATGCTGTGCGCAGGCACTGATGGTTCTGATGGCCCAACTGACGCTGCAGGCGGCTTTGCACTTCCGGACTCCCTGACACGTGCTAAAGAGTGCCGCATAGACCCGCAAGTTTATCTGGCAGATAACGACTCTTACAACTATCTGAGAAACACAGGAGATCTTCTGCAAACCGGCCCGACGCTCACCAACGTAATGGATATTTGCATTACGTTGGTACAGCATGAACCTTTTTAA
- the lipA gene encoding lipoyl synthase, whose translation MCSQKRSEPYLRIPPWLRVKIPCNKTYSATTELVKDLNLNTVCQSAKCPNMFECFTAHTATFLIMGNTCTRNCAFCNISNDPVEKLDADEPARVAEAAKRLGLKHVVITSVTRDDLIDGGAEHFAKTIRAVRNTIPDCSIEVLIPDFQGSKASLQMVIDAQPDIINHNVETPPVHYDDIRPQADYEQSITLLKRVKEAGCRSKSGLMVGLGETDEEVRGVIDDLAAIDCDIVTIGQYMRPSRLHPEVKRYVHPDVFDEYAEYGKSKGVKHMFSAPLVRSSYNAAMFAEEEKNKAVKTAL comes from the coding sequence ATGTGCTCACAGAAGCGTTCAGAACCGTATTTGCGGATCCCACCTTGGCTCAGGGTTAAGATACCTTGCAACAAGACCTATTCTGCAACAACAGAACTGGTAAAAGACCTTAATCTTAATACGGTATGCCAAAGTGCCAAGTGCCCGAACATGTTTGAGTGTTTTACGGCGCACACAGCGACCTTTTTGATTATGGGCAACACATGCACCCGTAACTGTGCATTCTGCAATATCAGTAATGATCCTGTTGAAAAACTTGATGCTGATGAACCGGCTCGCGTAGCTGAAGCCGCAAAACGCCTCGGTCTGAAGCATGTGGTTATTACTTCTGTAACACGTGACGACTTGATAGACGGTGGTGCAGAGCACTTTGCAAAAACAATCCGTGCTGTCCGCAACACAATTCCGGACTGTAGCATCGAAGTTCTTATCCCTGATTTTCAGGGTAGCAAGGCTTCCCTTCAAATGGTTATCGATGCCCAACCGGACATCATCAACCACAACGTAGAAACCCCGCCTGTGCATTACGACGACATTCGTCCGCAGGCAGATTATGAGCAGAGCATTACCCTGCTCAAGCGGGTTAAAGAAGCTGGTTGCCGTTCCAAGTCCGGCCTTATGGTTGGACTGGGGGAAACTGATGAAGAAGTACGTGGTGTTATAGACGACCTTGCAGCAATTGACTGTGATATCGTAACAATCGGTCAGTACATGCGCCCTTCTCGTCTACACCCTGAAGTGAAGCGCTACGTGCACCCTGATGTTTTTGATGAGTATGCAGAATACGGCAAAAGTAAGGGCGTTAAACATATGTTCAGTGCCCCACTTGTCCGCTCCTCTTACAACGCAGCAATGTTTGCTGAAGAAGAAAAAAACAAAGCTGTAAAAACTGCTTTATAG
- the lipB gene encoding lipoyl(octanoyl) transferase LipB yields the protein MRVVDLGLISYADAEKIQKETLAEVVEGAEETLFLLEHPPVITLGRNGGRENLHVSDEFLQQQNIELAQSSRGGNITCHFPGQLVAYPIFRVAKKPGGMRGLFHDLEEVVIQTCSHYGLQTTRQEDRPGVWIENRKICSIGIAMRKWTSYHGLAFNVLNDVDLFSLITLCGLADAEPTSLEKELGRNDIDMQEVKHVLTEAFRTVFADPTLAQG from the coding sequence ATGCGCGTTGTTGATTTGGGACTCATCTCCTACGCTGATGCTGAAAAGATTCAAAAAGAAACTCTGGCCGAGGTCGTGGAAGGAGCGGAAGAAACGCTTTTTCTGCTAGAACACCCGCCAGTAATTACGCTTGGTCGCAACGGCGGCAGAGAAAACCTGCATGTAAGCGATGAGTTTCTACAACAACAAAACATTGAGCTTGCCCAGTCTTCCCGAGGCGGCAATATCACCTGCCACTTCCCCGGTCAGCTGGTCGCATATCCAATATTTCGCGTTGCCAAAAAACCTGGAGGCATGCGCGGACTCTTCCACGACCTTGAAGAGGTCGTCATACAGACCTGTTCTCATTACGGATTGCAAACCACTAGGCAGGAAGACAGACCCGGTGTATGGATTGAGAACAGAAAGATTTGTTCCATTGGCATAGCCATGCGTAAATGGACAAGCTACCACGGACTTGCATTCAACGTTTTAAACGACGTCGATTTATTTTCATTAATCACTCTTTGTGGTCTTGCTGATGCCGAGCCTACTTCGCTCGAAAAAGAACTTGGCCGCAATGACATAGACATGCAGGAAGTGAAACATGTGCTCACAGAAGCGTTCAGAACCGTATTTGCGGATCCCACCTTGGCTCAGGGTTAA
- a CDS encoding small ribosomal subunit Rsm22 family protein: MSTVLSFPTAKIRSVLDGYDKVLNKAMPIKAAHRRDLPYAVADLSRMLTNERGGMRANYWATPRTLSAYLRFFLPWNLYRLSWLLPQLHVPLKNGDTILDLGSGPLTFVQALWLSRPDLRNKDLTFICTDVAKKPMEHGRRIFEVMAGVEPGKGPWKIKLQRDTLEKSLRSNYGKMALVAGANVLNELSPSRGQTMEDRFVELSYNMAAACKEDGSILFIEPGTRLGGKIIGLTREGLLEEGFLPQAPCPHELECPMLERGATSWCHFNMTADHAPLWLRDLTQRARMNRKNVSLSFLLASKAAPEYTENVRVLSDPVLIPGRKQKARYACSRKGIALLHEAEKFESGSLVDVEWQDKPHRDAKSGALEVFPKRR, translated from the coding sequence ATGAGCACAGTTCTTTCATTCCCGACAGCAAAAATCCGTAGTGTTTTAGACGGATACGATAAAGTTTTAAACAAAGCCATGCCTATCAAGGCGGCTCACAGACGCGACCTGCCATACGCTGTGGCAGATCTGTCACGTATGCTTACCAACGAACGTGGTGGTATGCGCGCCAACTATTGGGCTACCCCGCGTACCCTTTCTGCATACCTTCGCTTTTTCCTCCCATGGAACCTGTACAGACTTTCGTGGCTGCTGCCACAGCTGCACGTTCCACTGAAGAATGGCGATACCATTTTAGATTTAGGCTCCGGCCCGCTCACTTTTGTGCAGGCATTATGGCTAAGTCGTCCTGACCTACGTAACAAAGACCTTACGTTTATCTGTACAGACGTAGCCAAAAAGCCAATGGAACACGGTCGCCGTATCTTTGAGGTAATGGCTGGTGTTGAGCCAGGCAAAGGTCCTTGGAAAATCAAGCTACAACGCGATACTCTTGAAAAAAGCTTACGCAGCAACTACGGCAAAATGGCGTTAGTTGCCGGTGCAAATGTACTGAATGAGCTTTCTCCAAGTCGCGGACAAACTATGGAAGACCGCTTCGTTGAGCTTTCCTACAACATGGCTGCTGCATGTAAAGAAGACGGCTCTATTCTTTTTATTGAACCAGGCACACGCCTTGGCGGCAAAATTATCGGACTCACCCGTGAAGGTCTTCTCGAAGAAGGCTTCCTGCCGCAGGCTCCATGTCCTCATGAACTGGAATGTCCTATGCTTGAACGCGGCGCAACAAGCTGGTGTCACTTTAACATGACAGCTGACCATGCGCCGCTGTGGCTGCGTGATCTGACCCAGCGTGCTCGTATGAACCGCAAAAATGTCAGCCTGAGCTTCCTTCTGGCAAGCAAGGCAGCCCCTGAGTATACGGAAAACGTACGGGTACTTTCTGATCCAGTACTTATTCCGGGCAGAAAACAGAAGGCTCGCTACGCCTGTTCTCGTAAAGGAATTGCCTTACTGCATGAGGCTGAAAAGTTTGAAAGCGGTAGCCTTGTAGATGTTGAGTGGCAGGACAAACCACATCGAGATGCTAAATCCGGTGCTTTGGAAGTTTTTCCAAAACGTCGATAG
- a CDS encoding ASKHA domain-containing protein, whose protein sequence is MQITIIDYTGRKKSLHVPQAEPRTLAQVIFTSGLVPAPPLCSGLGQCGKCRVRFVENAPLPVGPDTLIFKEHAIDAGWRLACRHEPEDGMVIEIPKNSYIRHVEIAESSSKSLHLAIDLGTTSMHWTLLDGKKRIAFGSEPNPQMGAGSEIMSRLSFATTDSGKEILQDLVVSRITELIGELTEDSFGSVDSLAIAANPAMTYLLLGLDTSGLATAPYKLTYKGGTVETIADLPPAYIAPLAAPFVGGDLTAGLTSILQKKPEYPFVLTDMGTNGEFILALSPDNYLVTSVALGPALEGVGLHYGATAAKGIATSYKLTPNGLVPSVLDGKYSDGISGTGYLALIHALRKINFISNDGLFIEKQTQGLGARLAERLEIRHGIQHLALPDSMYLSAEDIEEFLKVKAAFTFALTRILETAEISAAQLKKIYLAGALGEHAAVQDLEGLGFIPAGMGSRVEAVNNTSLKGAELMLIDPTLRSMAESLTANCEAVDLTADPDFTQTFMRHMRFTFI, encoded by the coding sequence ATGCAGATTACCATCATTGATTACACCGGTCGGAAAAAGTCCCTTCATGTTCCTCAGGCAGAGCCTCGTACCTTGGCTCAGGTTATTTTTACCAGCGGACTTGTTCCTGCCCCTCCCCTCTGCTCAGGATTGGGTCAGTGCGGAAAATGCAGAGTACGCTTCGTGGAAAATGCGCCACTTCCTGTTGGACCTGACACTCTCATCTTTAAAGAACATGCCATTGACGCGGGCTGGCGACTGGCATGTAGACATGAACCGGAAGACGGAATGGTTATTGAAATACCGAAAAATTCCTATATCCGACATGTCGAAATCGCGGAATCCAGCAGCAAATCGTTACACCTTGCTATAGACTTGGGCACCACCAGTATGCACTGGACGCTGCTGGACGGAAAAAAACGCATCGCTTTCGGGTCTGAACCTAACCCTCAAATGGGTGCCGGATCAGAAATTATGTCCCGCCTCAGCTTTGCCACAACAGACTCCGGAAAAGAAATTCTACAAGACCTTGTTGTCAGCAGGATTACAGAACTCATTGGAGAGCTTACCGAAGATTCCTTTGGTTCTGTAGACTCTCTTGCCATTGCGGCAAACCCTGCCATGACTTATCTGCTTTTAGGGCTTGATACATCCGGACTTGCTACCGCCCCATACAAACTTACCTACAAGGGTGGAACAGTAGAAACAATCGCAGACTTACCACCTGCGTATATTGCGCCCCTGGCAGCGCCATTTGTAGGCGGAGATTTAACCGCCGGACTGACTTCAATATTACAGAAAAAACCGGAATACCCTTTTGTCCTTACTGACATGGGTACCAACGGAGAATTCATTCTTGCTCTCAGTCCGGACAACTACCTTGTAACCAGTGTTGCACTTGGGCCTGCACTGGAGGGCGTCGGTCTGCATTATGGTGCAACTGCAGCCAAGGGTATTGCTACATCGTACAAATTAACCCCTAATGGTCTTGTGCCGTCAGTTCTCGATGGAAAATATTCAGACGGGATCAGCGGGACAGGCTATCTTGCTCTGATCCATGCATTACGCAAAATCAATTTCATATCCAACGACGGCCTGTTTATTGAAAAGCAAACTCAGGGACTGGGTGCGCGGCTGGCAGAACGTCTGGAAATTCGTCACGGCATCCAGCACTTAGCGCTGCCTGACAGCATGTACCTTTCTGCAGAAGATATTGAAGAGTTCCTCAAGGTAAAGGCAGCATTTACTTTTGCACTTACCCGTATTCTGGAAACCGCAGAAATTTCTGCAGCACAGTTGAAAAAAATATATCTTGCCGGTGCCCTCGGAGAGCACGCAGCAGTGCAAGATCTCGAAGGATTAGGATTTATTCCGGCTGGAATGGGCTCCAGAGTGGAAGCTGTAAATAACACCTCCCTGAAGGGAGCTGAACTGATGCTTATTGACCCCACCCTACGCAGCATGGCAGAAAGCCTGACCGCAAACTGTGAAGCCGTTGATCTGACCGCAGACCCCGACTTCACGCAAACATTTATGCGCCACATGCGCTTTACATTTATATGA